A single genomic interval of Candidatus Bipolaricaulis anaerobius harbors:
- the thrC gene encoding threonine synthase, whose amino-acid sequence MGEPIAFRCLTCGREYAPWTVDHVCPRCGAVAGALDVLYDYRALRRRLDPRAFAAGRRFSLWRYEPLLPLAAEYGVPLRAGWTPLYACPTLAAELGLGSLWVKDDTANPTASCKDRGTAVTIAAARMLGRGALVCASTGNAATSTAGFCAAAGIPCSIFVPQAAPRAKLAQLLAFGATVFPVEGTYDEAYGLAVQAADRFRWYNRSDGQNPMVVEGNKTGALEVGEELHCDLPDFALVAAGDGAVVAGIAKGFQELVKVGLAERAPRVYGVQAAGAAAIAHAFARYREGKPVLPAAEGAETIADSIRVGNPQDALRAVLAVAETDGGFVTVTDEEIVAAGQELARRTGVFAEPSGAAPYAGLLRLLREGTIPPGSRVVLFVTGSGLKDPEGALRGVEMPRAIPPTLAAVAKVVEG is encoded by the coding sequence ATGGGTGAACCGATCGCCTTCCGCTGCCTGACCTGCGGGCGGGAGTACGCGCCGTGGACCGTGGATCACGTCTGTCCCCGCTGCGGAGCGGTGGCCGGCGCGCTCGACGTCCTCTACGACTACCGCGCCCTCCGTCGGCGCCTCGATCCGAGGGCGTTCGCCGCGGGGCGACGGTTCTCCCTGTGGCGGTACGAGCCCCTCCTCCCCCTCGCCGCGGAGTACGGTGTACCGTTGCGGGCGGGGTGGACGCCGCTCTACGCCTGCCCCACCCTCGCTGCAGAGCTCGGCCTCGGTTCCCTGTGGGTGAAGGACGATACGGCCAACCCCACCGCCTCGTGCAAGGATCGGGGCACCGCGGTCACGATCGCCGCGGCGCGGATGCTCGGGCGGGGGGCGCTCGTGTGCGCTTCCACCGGGAACGCGGCCACGTCCACCGCCGGGTTCTGCGCCGCGGCGGGGATCCCGTGCTCCATCTTCGTCCCCCAGGCTGCCCCCCGGGCCAAGCTCGCCCAACTCCTCGCGTTCGGGGCGACCGTGTTCCCGGTGGAGGGAACGTACGACGAGGCCTACGGCCTTGCGGTCCAGGCGGCGGACCGGTTCCGGTGGTACAACCGTTCCGACGGGCAGAACCCGATGGTCGTCGAGGGGAACAAGACGGGAGCCCTCGAGGTGGGGGAGGAGCTGCACTGCGACCTGCCCGACTTCGCCCTCGTCGCGGCGGGCGACGGGGCGGTGGTGGCGGGGATCGCCAAGGGGTTTCAGGAATTGGTCAAGGTGGGGCTTGCCGAGCGGGCGCCCCGGGTGTACGGGGTTCAGGCGGCTGGCGCGGCGGCGATCGCCCACGCCTTCGCCCGCTACCGGGAGGGGAAGCCGGTCCTCCCCGCCGCGGAGGGAGCGGAGACGATCGCCGACTCGATCCGCGTCGGGAACCCCCAGGACGCCCTGCGCGCCGTGCTCGCCGTTGCGGAGACAGACGGAGGGTTCGTGACCGTGACCGACGAGGAGATCGTGGCCGCGGGGCAGGAGTTGGCCCGCCGGACGGGGGTGTTCGCGGAGCCATCTGGGGCCGCCCCCTACGCCGGGCTCCTCCGCCTCCTGCGGGAGGGGACGATCCCCCCCGGCTCCCGCGTCGTCCTGTTCGTGACTGGCTCCGGCCTCAAGGATCCCGAGGGCGCCCTGCGGGGGGTGGAGATGCCACGGGCCATCCCGCCCACGCTCGCCGCGGTGGCGAAGGTGGTGGAGGGATGA
- a CDS encoding (2Fe-2S)-binding protein: protein MTLSFRVNGRPVTVDVPPGRRLLDLLREDLGLTGTKEGCGEGECGACTVLVDGKPRLSCLTAAIQVEGRDVLTIEGLAASGQLHPLQEAFLATAGVQCGFCTPGLIMAAQALLAENPSPTADEVREYLSGNLCRCTGYEQVVEAVLRAAERRR from the coding sequence ATGACCCTCTCGTTCCGCGTGAACGGCCGCCCGGTCACGGTGGACGTGCCGCCGGGGAGGCGGCTCCTTGACCTCCTCCGCGAGGACCTCGGCCTGACGGGGACGAAGGAGGGGTGCGGAGAAGGGGAGTGTGGGGCATGCACGGTGCTCGTGGATGGGAAGCCTCGCCTTTCCTGCCTCACCGCGGCGATCCAGGTGGAGGGGAGGGATGTCCTCACCATTGAGGGGCTCGCCGCCTCCGGCCAGCTCCACCCGTTGCAGGAGGCGTTCCTCGCCACCGCGGGCGTTCAGTGCGGGTTCTGCACGCCGGGGTTGATCATGGCCGCCCAGGCCCTCCTCGCGGAGAACCCCTCCCCGACCGCCGACGAGGTCCGGGAGTATCTGTCCGGGAACCTGTGCCGGTGCACGGGGTACGAGCAGGTGGTGGAGGCGGTGCTTCGGGCGGCGGAGCGGAGGCGATGA
- a CDS encoding BMP family ABC transporter substrate-binding protein — MKVGFIYVGPIGDYGWSHAHNVAREICEEHFPWLETVYVESVPEGEVETYIDQLVRQGCDIVFTTSFGFMDGTYAAALRYPEVVLAHCSGFMRAPNLATYMADFYQVYYLNGLMAGALTKTGKVAYVGAFPIPEVKRHLNAFAIGVREVNPQAEVHVRWIYEWFNPAAAKEAAEALVAEGCDVFAFTEDSPTVVQVAAEHGLPSFGHYSPMYDFAPDYVVSGQLVHWEAIYLDFLQKVHDGIYTNENLEHVDYWWLLSQKAVEVGAKPGMMINPVFEDDLKAYSVDHPVFGKISAYDLVMTRYNQMADPGVTFDPFQGPIYDRKGILRVPEGMWMSVDALITLEWAVEGVVGPWPGEP; from the coding sequence ATGAAGGTGGGGTTCATCTACGTCGGGCCCATCGGGGACTACGGCTGGTCCCACGCTCACAACGTGGCCCGCGAGATCTGCGAAGAGCACTTCCCCTGGCTGGAGACGGTGTACGTGGAGTCGGTGCCCGAGGGCGAGGTGGAGACCTACATCGACCAGCTGGTCCGTCAGGGCTGTGACATCGTCTTCACCACGAGCTTCGGGTTCATGGATGGGACCTACGCCGCCGCCCTGCGCTACCCGGAGGTGGTCCTCGCCCACTGCTCGGGGTTCATGAGGGCCCCGAACCTCGCCACCTACATGGCCGACTTCTACCAGGTCTACTACCTGAACGGCCTCATGGCCGGAGCGCTCACCAAGACGGGCAAGGTGGCCTACGTGGGCGCGTTCCCCATCCCGGAAGTGAAGCGGCACCTCAACGCCTTCGCCATCGGGGTCCGGGAGGTCAACCCCCAGGCCGAGGTCCATGTGCGCTGGATCTACGAGTGGTTCAACCCGGCGGCGGCCAAGGAGGCCGCTGAGGCCCTGGTGGCCGAGGGGTGTGACGTGTTCGCGTTCACCGAGGACTCTCCCACCGTGGTCCAGGTGGCAGCGGAGCATGGCCTGCCCAGCTTCGGCCACTATTCCCCGATGTACGACTTCGCCCCCGACTACGTGGTGTCCGGCCAGCTCGTCCACTGGGAGGCGATCTACCTCGACTTCCTCCAGAAGGTCCACGACGGGATCTACACCAACGAGAACCTGGAGCATGTGGATTACTGGTGGCTCCTTTCCCAGAAGGCGGTGGAGGTCGGGGCCAAGCCGGGGATGATGATCAACCCCGTGTTCGAGGACGACCTTAAGGCCTACAGCGTAGACCATCCCGTCTTCGGCAAGATTTCCGCCTACGATCTCGTGATGACGCGCTACAACCAGATGGCCGACCCAGGCGTGACCTTTGACCCGTTCCAGGGCCCGATCTACGACCGGAAGGGGATCCTGCGCGTGCCCGAGGGCATGTGGATGTCTGTGGATGCCCTCATCACCCTGGAGTGGGCGGTGGAGGGCGTGGTCGGCCCCTGGCCGGGTGAGCCGTAA
- the ygfK gene encoding putative selenate reductase subunit YgfK, with the protein MSDRMRVQPFEDLLRWALGELKEKDAIFGIPRSLFHVPRADAPYRGEFVGHPLATPIGPAAGPHTQLAQNIVASWLCGGRFIELKTVQANDELQIPRPCIDMADEGYNVEWSQELKLDQSAGEYVKAWVLIHVLHHALGFPGPVGTVFNMSVGYDLEGIRSPRMAAFMDRLTDASPEIAELRRTLRRNFPRFAEIEIPSRITDNVTLSTMHGCPPDEIEKIGRHLLVERGLHTFVKLNPTLLGKEEVLGILHDRLGFREIAIPDRVFGHDLPYDRAVELITALDGVAGREGLTFGVKLSNTLAMANHKRTLPGDEVYMSGRALYPITMALFRRLAREFEGDLAVSYAGGADSVNVPTILACGARTVTAASDLLKPGGYARLGGWLENLEGAMRARRARNLDELAQNKLAALDRAAEEALAAPRYRKGYFPDGLPKVTSGLALFDCITAPCTEACPIGQDVPSYACRIARGAAGEALAGILNQNPLPGVTGYACPHPCERRCTRNNYEQAVGIRALKRFAVERGGAPVLPSPAPATGRKVAIVGSGPSGLSAAYFLSLSGVRVTVFEKDGEPGGMLRLAPPFRLPRSVVGADIQRIRDLGVEIVLDHPVAGPPEGLLDDGFAAVYVGCGFQGEAKLGIAGEEGEGVWGALSFLRAVAAGREPALGSPVVVIGGGNTAMDAARTAHRLTGQPVTVLYRRSRAEMPAEWEEVEDLLAEGNALLELVSPEHIVRRSGRVVGVACVRTTLGAPGPDGRRSPIPVPGSGFEVPAGAVLVAVGQRPEMGFLAGSRIQIGKDGRIAADPETGAAGPTRVYAGGDAVRGPATIVAACADGRRAAAAICREIGIPFRSWPAPRLTLSRDEMGRAKRARARILPRRSPAVLPRERRTGFDLVEATLGAEEARAEASRCVQCATFCDKCVEVCPNRSNLAYAVDPLRWALPVLACRHGTLVAVREEAFEVRQGRQIVHLDDLCNECGNCATFCVHNGKPYRDKPRLFLDEEAFARDAGPAFFIRHGSVRRREGGIESTLAVEEGGMMFEDPFVTVAFTPDIRVREQTLKQPFSGERSLRPAAEMLVLLRGVTGSLSFLIRGGADG; encoded by the coding sequence ATGTCTGATCGGATGAGGGTCCAGCCGTTCGAGGATCTCCTCCGATGGGCCCTCGGCGAGCTCAAGGAGAAGGATGCCATCTTCGGGATCCCGCGGTCCTTGTTCCACGTCCCCCGGGCCGATGCCCCGTACCGCGGGGAGTTCGTCGGCCATCCCCTGGCGACGCCGATCGGCCCCGCCGCCGGCCCCCACACCCAGCTCGCCCAGAACATCGTCGCCTCCTGGCTCTGTGGGGGGAGGTTCATCGAGCTGAAGACGGTGCAAGCCAACGACGAGCTCCAGATCCCCCGCCCGTGCATTGACATGGCGGACGAGGGGTACAACGTGGAGTGGTCCCAGGAGCTCAAGCTCGACCAGTCCGCGGGCGAGTACGTGAAGGCCTGGGTCCTCATCCACGTCCTCCACCACGCCCTCGGGTTCCCTGGCCCGGTGGGGACGGTGTTCAACATGAGCGTGGGCTATGACCTTGAGGGGATTCGGAGCCCGCGCATGGCCGCGTTCATGGACCGCCTGACCGATGCGTCGCCGGAGATCGCGGAGTTGCGCCGGACCCTGCGGAGGAACTTCCCGCGTTTCGCCGAGATCGAGATCCCATCCCGGATCACGGACAACGTGACCCTGTCCACGATGCACGGCTGCCCACCTGACGAGATCGAGAAGATCGGGCGTCACCTCCTCGTGGAGCGGGGCCTCCACACGTTCGTCAAGCTGAACCCGACCCTCCTCGGCAAGGAGGAGGTGCTCGGGATCCTCCATGATCGCCTTGGGTTCCGGGAGATCGCGATCCCGGACCGCGTGTTCGGCCATGACCTTCCGTACGACCGGGCGGTGGAGCTCATCACGGCCCTCGACGGAGTGGCCGGCCGGGAAGGGCTGACCTTCGGGGTCAAGCTCTCCAACACCCTGGCCATGGCCAACCACAAGCGAACCCTTCCCGGGGACGAGGTCTACATGTCCGGGCGGGCCCTGTACCCGATCACGATGGCCCTCTTCCGGCGCCTCGCCCGGGAGTTTGAGGGCGATCTCGCCGTGTCCTACGCTGGAGGGGCCGATAGCGTGAACGTCCCAACGATCCTCGCCTGTGGGGCCCGCACCGTCACCGCGGCGTCCGACCTCCTCAAGCCAGGGGGGTACGCCCGCCTCGGCGGGTGGCTGGAGAACCTGGAAGGGGCAATGCGCGCCCGCCGGGCGCGGAACCTGGACGAGCTGGCGCAGAACAAGCTCGCAGCCCTCGATCGGGCCGCGGAGGAGGCCCTCGCCGCGCCGCGGTACCGGAAGGGCTACTTCCCGGACGGCTTGCCCAAGGTCACGTCGGGGCTCGCCCTCTTCGACTGCATCACCGCCCCGTGCACGGAGGCGTGCCCGATCGGCCAGGACGTCCCGAGCTACGCGTGCCGCATCGCCCGCGGCGCAGCCGGGGAGGCTCTGGCGGGGATCCTGAACCAGAATCCCCTCCCCGGCGTGACGGGCTACGCCTGCCCCCACCCCTGCGAGCGCCGCTGCACGCGGAATAACTACGAACAGGCGGTAGGGATCCGTGCCCTGAAGCGGTTCGCGGTTGAACGGGGGGGGGCCCCCGTCCTCCCTTCGCCAGCGCCCGCCACCGGCCGCAAGGTGGCGATTGTGGGGAGCGGTCCATCCGGGCTCTCCGCGGCGTACTTCCTTTCCCTGAGCGGGGTTCGCGTCACGGTGTTCGAGAAGGACGGCGAACCAGGGGGAATGCTTCGCCTCGCCCCGCCGTTCCGGCTTCCGCGGTCGGTGGTGGGAGCGGACATTCAACGGATCCGGGACCTCGGGGTGGAGATCGTCCTCGACCACCCGGTCGCGGGGCCACCGGAGGGGCTCCTCGATGACGGGTTCGCCGCGGTGTATGTGGGGTGCGGGTTCCAAGGGGAGGCGAAGCTTGGGATCGCGGGCGAGGAGGGGGAGGGGGTGTGGGGAGCCCTCTCCTTCCTCCGTGCCGTGGCCGCAGGGAGGGAACCCGCGCTCGGCTCCCCCGTCGTTGTCATCGGAGGGGGGAACACGGCGATGGACGCGGCGCGGACCGCCCACCGCCTGACTGGGCAGCCGGTGACCGTCCTCTACCGCCGCAGCCGGGCGGAGATGCCCGCCGAGTGGGAGGAGGTGGAGGACCTCCTCGCCGAGGGGAATGCCCTCCTCGAGCTCGTTTCCCCCGAGCACATTGTGCGCCGCTCCGGCCGGGTGGTGGGGGTGGCCTGTGTGAGGACGACCCTCGGCGCGCCCGGGCCAGACGGACGGCGGAGCCCAATCCCCGTTCCGGGAAGCGGATTCGAGGTCCCGGCGGGGGCGGTCCTCGTCGCCGTGGGCCAACGCCCGGAGATGGGGTTTCTCGCTGGGAGCCGGATCCAAATTGGAAAGGACGGGCGAATCGCCGCCGATCCGGAGACGGGGGCCGCCGGGCCGACGCGCGTGTACGCGGGAGGGGACGCGGTGCGGGGCCCGGCGACGATCGTCGCGGCCTGTGCCGACGGTCGGCGCGCGGCGGCCGCGATCTGCCGGGAGATCGGGATCCCGTTCCGGTCATGGCCGGCCCCAAGACTGACCCTCTCCCGGGACGAGATGGGACGGGCCAAACGGGCGCGGGCGCGGATCCTCCCCCGCCGCAGTCCGGCCGTGCTCCCGCGGGAACGGCGCACGGGGTTCGACCTCGTCGAGGCGACCCTCGGCGCGGAGGAGGCGCGGGCTGAGGCGAGCCGCTGTGTTCAGTGCGCGACGTTCTGCGACAAGTGCGTCGAGGTCTGCCCGAACCGAAGTAACCTCGCCTATGCGGTGGACCCCCTGCGGTGGGCGCTCCCCGTCCTCGCCTGTCGCCACGGCACGCTCGTGGCCGTGAGGGAGGAGGCGTTCGAGGTCCGGCAGGGGCGGCAGATCGTCCACCTGGACGACCTGTGCAACGAGTGCGGGAACTGCGCCACGTTCTGCGTCCACAATGGGAAGCCGTACCGCGATAAGCCCCGCCTGTTCCTGGACGAGGAGGCGTTCGCCCGTGACGCAGGTCCCGCCTTTTTCATCCGCCACGGGTCGGTCCGCCGTCGGGAGGGAGGGATCGAGTCCACCCTCGCGGTGGAGGAGGGGGGGATGATGTTCGAGGACCCCTTCGTGACCGTGGCCTTCACGCCGGACATCCGCGTGCGGGAGCAGACCCTGAAGCAGCCGTTCTCCGGGGAGAGGTCGCTGCGGCCGGCCGCGGAGATGCTCGTCCTCCTCCGTGGGGTGACGGGCTCGCTTTCGTTCCTGATCCGAGGGGGGGCCGATGGGTGA
- a CDS encoding FAD binding domain-containing protein codes for MGLPEIVQPRDLADAVRLTGEGGKPLAGGTDLFVRLRKGAERPPFLVYVGELPELRGIRTTEGGVEIGAAATHAEILSAPATAQLPILRLALGTIGSPALRHMGTLGGNVANASPAGDGLIPLYLLGARVNVVGPARERSLPVEEFVLGPGRTALQPGELIRSLAIPLPQDGAHPYFRKVGRRQALLIAVASLGALVWVEDGAVREARLALGSVAPTVLRPREVERALVGRPLTVEALAELRDALSSAVRPISDLRASADYRRRVSGNLLIDLSSLASG; via the coding sequence GTGGGCCTGCCTGAGATCGTCCAGCCGCGGGACCTTGCGGACGCCGTCCGCCTTACCGGCGAGGGGGGCAAGCCCCTCGCTGGCGGAACGGACCTTTTCGTTCGCCTGCGGAAGGGCGCCGAACGCCCACCGTTCCTCGTCTACGTGGGGGAGCTCCCCGAGCTCCGCGGGATCCGCACGACGGAGGGTGGGGTCGAGATCGGGGCCGCCGCGACCCACGCCGAGATCCTCTCTGCCCCAGCCACGGCCCAGCTCCCGATCCTCAGGCTCGCCCTCGGCACGATCGGCTCCCCCGCCCTTCGCCACATGGGAACCCTGGGGGGAAACGTCGCCAACGCCTCTCCGGCGGGGGATGGGCTCATCCCCCTGTACCTCCTCGGGGCGCGGGTGAACGTGGTGGGACCAGCTCGGGAGCGGTCGTTGCCCGTGGAGGAGTTCGTCCTCGGCCCAGGGAGGACCGCCCTTCAACCGGGGGAGCTCATCCGTTCCCTCGCGATCCCCCTGCCGCAGGACGGGGCCCACCCCTATTTCCGCAAGGTGGGGAGGAGGCAGGCCCTCCTCATCGCTGTGGCCTCGCTGGGGGCCCTGGTGTGGGTGGAGGACGGGGCGGTTCGCGAGGCGCGTCTGGCCCTCGGGTCGGTGGCGCCCACCGTGCTCCGGCCGCGGGAGGTGGAGCGGGCGCTCGTGGGACGCCCGCTCACGGTGGAGGCGTTGGCTGAGCTCCGCGATGCCCTCTCGTCCGCGGTGCGACCGATCTCCGATCTCCGGGCCTCGGCCGACTACCGGCGTCGCGTTTCCGGGAACCTCCTCATCGACCTCTCGTCCCTCGCGAGCGGTTGA
- a CDS encoding amidohydrolase family protein — MALIIERARIADLGGTCHPSGYLLIEGDRIAATSSGPAPEVAGAERIDAGGRLVTPGLVNAHAHLYSSLARGMPLPHFSPHSFREILDQLWWKLDRALDLDTVYQSALVGAVGHLRCGVTSLFDHHASPAAIAGSLSQLKRAISQVGLRADLCYEVTDRGGEREREEGIAENVRFAREEREGGHFAAHMGLHASFTLSDETLTRAGEAAAPLKLPFHIHLAEGKEDPLDALHQHGVRTAERLDRFGILTEGTLLIHGVHLAGAELALLAQRPASVIHNPRSNMNNAVGAAQVGAMLARGVRVGIGTDGFGCDIVGELLAARLLAHHVTGDPTALGDPALLSLVHHNYALAERAFGVPLGKLAPGYAADLVVWDYDPPTPLDAGNLLAHLLFGSINEGLRPWAVIVGGEVRLREGQVLGLDETAALAIARGAAERLWARV; from the coding sequence ATGGCCTTGATCATCGAACGGGCGCGGATTGCCGACCTGGGGGGGACGTGCCACCCCTCCGGGTACCTCCTCATCGAGGGAGATAGGATCGCGGCGACAAGCTCTGGCCCAGCGCCGGAGGTCGCGGGGGCTGAGCGGATCGATGCGGGGGGGCGCCTCGTCACCCCCGGTCTCGTCAACGCTCACGCTCACCTCTACTCGTCCCTCGCTCGGGGGATGCCCCTCCCTCACTTCTCCCCCCATTCGTTCCGGGAGATCCTGGACCAGCTGTGGTGGAAGCTCGACCGGGCCCTCGACCTGGACACGGTCTACCAGTCGGCGCTCGTGGGGGCAGTGGGCCATCTCCGGTGCGGGGTGACGTCCCTGTTCGACCACCATGCGTCTCCGGCCGCGATCGCGGGGTCGCTCTCCCAGCTCAAACGGGCCATCTCCCAGGTCGGGCTGCGGGCCGACCTCTGCTACGAGGTCACGGACCGCGGCGGGGAGAGGGAGCGCGAGGAGGGGATCGCGGAGAACGTCCGGTTCGCCCGTGAGGAGAGGGAGGGGGGGCACTTCGCTGCCCACATGGGGCTCCACGCCTCGTTCACCCTCTCCGATGAGACCCTCACCCGCGCGGGGGAGGCGGCTGCTCCCCTCAAGCTTCCGTTCCACATCCACCTCGCCGAGGGGAAGGAGGACCCGCTGGACGCCCTCCACCAACACGGTGTTCGCACCGCAGAGAGGCTGGATCGGTTCGGGATCCTCACCGAGGGGACGCTCCTCATCCATGGGGTCCACCTCGCGGGGGCCGAGCTCGCCCTCCTCGCCCAGCGGCCGGCGAGCGTGATCCACAACCCGCGCTCGAACATGAACAACGCGGTGGGGGCGGCCCAGGTGGGGGCGATGCTCGCCCGCGGGGTCCGGGTCGGGATCGGAACGGACGGGTTCGGATGTGACATCGTGGGGGAGCTCCTCGCGGCGCGGCTGCTCGCGCACCACGTCACGGGCGATCCGACGGCGCTTGGGGATCCCGCCCTTCTCTCCCTCGTCCACCACAACTACGCCCTCGCCGAACGCGCGTTCGGGGTCCCGTTGGGGAAACTGGCCCCGGGCTACGCGGCCGACCTCGTGGTGTGGGACTACGACCCGCCGACCCCCCTCGACGCGGGGAACCTCCTTGCCCACCTCCTGTTCGGCTCGATCAACGAGGGGCTGCGGCCGTGGGCGGTGATCGTGGGCGGGGAGGTGCGCCTCCGGGAGGGGCAGGTCCTGGGACTGGACGAAACGGCGGCCCTCGCGATTGCCCGGGGCGCCGCGGAGCGGCTGTGGGCGCGCGTGTAG
- the ade gene encoding adenine deaminase: MTRDLVAVAMGRRPADLVVRDGRWVNVHSGEILDHTDIAVVEGRIAYCGPNAKALIGPSTRVIPARGRYLVPGLLDAHVHIESSMLTVSEFARAVLPHGTTGVFADPHEIANVLGLRGVRLILDGAQGTPLRVYGQVPSCVPAAPGLETAGAALGPEEVAEALRWPEVVGLGEVMNYPGVVAGDEVVHAKIASALAAGKVVGGHYASPDLGPTFHAYAAGGPADCHEGTRPEDALARVRQGMRAILRQGSAWQDLLAGVRGVCEAGIDLRHVLLCTDDRHAETILSHGHMDEVVRLTIEAGIPPVVAIQMATLNTAEHFGVARDVGAIAPGRWADILLVPDLGRFSVDMVIAGGEVVDEGRTAVHPFASLPQPAWAKNTVRLARPLVAADFAVGAPDREVEVWAIEVIENQAPTRAVTMSLPVREGTVELVPDVAYAAVVERHQRSGRIGQGFVRGLGLAAGCALASTVAHDSHNLLVVGTDREAMARAGNQVAEEGGGVCLVRGEEVLAWIPLPIAGLLSTGSAEEVAQGMDALHEGLRRCGCTLTNAFMTLSLLALPVIPALRLTDQGLVDVESGSTIPLFREG; encoded by the coding sequence GTGACGCGGGATCTCGTGGCGGTGGCGATGGGGCGTCGCCCGGCGGACCTCGTGGTCCGCGACGGCCGGTGGGTGAACGTGCACTCCGGCGAGATCCTTGACCACACGGATATCGCTGTGGTGGAGGGCCGTATCGCCTACTGCGGGCCGAACGCGAAGGCGCTGATCGGCCCGTCGACGCGGGTCATCCCCGCCCGGGGCCGGTACCTCGTCCCCGGCCTCCTCGATGCGCATGTCCACATCGAGAGCTCGATGCTCACCGTGTCCGAGTTCGCCCGGGCCGTCCTCCCCCACGGGACGACGGGCGTGTTCGCTGATCCGCACGAGATCGCGAACGTCCTCGGGCTCCGCGGGGTGCGGCTCATCCTCGACGGGGCGCAGGGGACCCCGCTCCGGGTCTACGGCCAGGTCCCGTCGTGTGTCCCCGCCGCGCCGGGCTTGGAGACGGCCGGGGCTGCCCTCGGCCCGGAGGAGGTGGCGGAGGCGCTCCGCTGGCCGGAGGTCGTCGGCCTGGGAGAGGTGATGAACTACCCCGGGGTGGTCGCGGGGGACGAGGTGGTCCACGCGAAGATCGCCTCCGCCCTGGCAGCGGGGAAGGTCGTGGGGGGGCATTACGCATCGCCCGATCTGGGACCGACCTTCCACGCCTACGCTGCGGGGGGGCCGGCCGACTGCCACGAGGGGACGCGGCCTGAGGATGCCCTGGCCCGGGTTCGGCAGGGGATGCGGGCCATCCTCCGCCAGGGTTCAGCCTGGCAGGATCTCCTGGCGGGGGTGCGCGGGGTGTGCGAGGCGGGGATCGACCTCCGCCACGTCCTCCTCTGCACCGATGACCGTCATGCGGAGACGATCCTCTCCCACGGCCATATGGACGAGGTGGTGCGCCTGACGATCGAGGCAGGGATCCCCCCGGTGGTCGCGATCCAGATGGCCACGTTGAACACAGCTGAGCACTTCGGGGTGGCGCGGGACGTGGGCGCGATCGCGCCGGGGCGCTGGGCCGATATCCTCCTCGTGCCCGACCTCGGCCGGTTCTCCGTTGACATGGTGATCGCGGGGGGGGAGGTCGTGGACGAGGGACGGACAGCCGTCCACCCCTTTGCCTCCCTCCCCCAGCCGGCGTGGGCAAAGAACACGGTGCGGCTCGCCCGTCCCCTCGTCGCGGCCGACTTCGCCGTAGGGGCCCCCGACAGGGAAGTCGAGGTATGGGCAATCGAGGTCATCGAGAACCAGGCCCCGACCCGCGCTGTGACGATGAGCCTCCCCGTGCGCGAGGGGACGGTCGAGCTCGTCCCCGACGTGGCGTACGCCGCGGTGGTCGAACGGCATCAGCGTAGCGGCCGGATCGGGCAGGGGTTCGTGCGGGGGTTGGGCCTCGCCGCCGGGTGCGCCCTGGCGAGCACGGTCGCCCATGACAGCCACAACCTCCTCGTCGTCGGCACCGATCGGGAGGCGATGGCCCGCGCGGGGAACCAAGTGGCGGAGGAAGGCGGGGGGGTGTGCCTCGTCCGGGGCGAGGAAGTGTTGGCGTGGATCCCCCTCCCCATTGCCGGGCTCCTCTCCACCGGGTCGGCCGAGGAGGTGGCGCAGGGGATGGATGCCCTCCACGAAGGCCTCCGCCGGTGTGGATGTACGCTCACCAACGCGTTCATGACCCTTTCCCTCCTCGCGCTGCCCGTGATCCCCGCCCTCCGCCTCACGGATCAGGGACTTGTGGACGTGGAATCCGGTTCCACGATCCCCCTGTTCCGGGAGGGGTGA
- a CDS encoding nucleotidyltransferase family protein: protein MTGVVLAAGEGRRMGRPKLLVPVEGRPLLSWVVDLVERLPVDERLIVLGAEATAIREAFFSSRGEGAHLPWHLVVNEDWHDGMGSSLRRAAEAVAGGMLVFLGDMPWVPEAAARAVLGRAGDRPVAPAYRGRRGFPVYLPPSLRPALLQLSGDRGARGLVGDCEVIPWDDPGVVRDVDAPEDLPGRVRDRGPA from the coding sequence ATGACCGGGGTCGTGCTCGCCGCGGGGGAGGGACGACGGATGGGGCGCCCCAAGCTCCTCGTTCCCGTGGAGGGCCGGCCACTCCTTTCGTGGGTCGTGGACCTCGTGGAGCGGCTTCCCGTGGACGAACGCCTGATCGTCCTCGGCGCGGAGGCGACCGCCATCCGGGAAGCGTTCTTCTCCTCCCGGGGAGAGGGGGCTCACCTCCCCTGGCACCTGGTTGTGAACGAGGATTGGCACGACGGGATGGGGAGCTCCCTCCGCCGGGCGGCGGAAGCGGTGGCGGGCGGGATGCTCGTGTTTCTGGGGGATATGCCGTGGGTCCCTGAGGCCGCGGCGCGGGCCGTCCTCGGCCGGGCGGGGGATCGTCCGGTTGCGCCCGCCTACCGCGGACGCCGGGGGTTCCCCGTCTACCTCCCTCCCTCCCTGCGGCCCGCCCTCCTCCAGCTCTCCGGGGACCGCGGGGCGCGCGGCCTCGTGGGGGACTGCGAGGTCATCCCGTGGGACGATCCGGGCGTGGTCCGGGACGTGGACGCTCCGGAGGATCTCCCGGGGAGGGTGAGGGATCGTGGGCCTGCCTGA